The sequence TTCCTGCTGAACCGATCCCATTTGGTGAACAGGACAAGATCGATTTTGCCCCGGTGTTTTTTAAGGTAGGAAAGCAGTTTTTTCCATTCAGGTCTATTGAAGGATTTAGCAGAATGATCCTCATAGACAATATTCCGTATTTCAATCCAATGATTGTCACAGTATTTTCGCAGCATTTCCTCCTGGTTACGCTGTGAATAACCCTTGTCTGCCTGTTCATCGGTACTTACGCGGACGTATAGATCAGCTCTCTTTCCTCTTTCAACGCTCATCCGATTCCAGGTATTTTGTTACCGTTATCTTTGCCAGTTTCTTCAAGAACGCCAGAAGCTTAGCAGCTTCTTCCTTGCTGACTTCAATCTGCTGCGGCCTTAACATACTGACGATTTTATCCGGTGTTACTTTTATATTTTGTGCTATTGCTTCCATAAGCTATCCTCCAATTGCCATTCATCCTGAAAGTTATAGGCAAAGGAGCCCGGACGTTGGAATGATGCAGTGATTGGCGATTAAAGGAAGTATTTGGCTAAATAGATTTCCACATTCGTTTTAGCTTTTTTGTAGCCCAAGCACATTTGCTTCCCTGCACATTCCCTCTACTGCAAAAGAGCTTGCTGGCTACCTCTGAAACAGGAAATAGAAAACCGTAACCCCGCCGCAGTCTTCCGTTTGCGTTTTTCCAATCCCTGTTCACCGGGCTTTCACAGCCCTATCATTAGTACCCAAAAGGAAATTGTCAGAATAATATTTTCCAATACGAAACCGGTAAAAAGGCAGCTAAGATGTAGTGGGCAGCCACCGCGCAAGCCCAACCAAAAGACTACGGCATAAACGGTTTCCTCCCCGGGGGGTCCCCTCCAATTATTCCGTTTCCTTTTGGTTTTGCGCCATGCCCACTCCGGTTACCTGCTTTCTTTTTTCCGGTTTTTCTTTTGGAAAAATTTATGCGAAGCGAAGCGGAGCAGACCACAACAGGAAACAGGGAACGAGGAAAAGCGAACGTAACAAAATGTCAAACTCTAAAAACAGTACGATTATGAACATCATCGGAAGACTGACAAGGGATGCGGAAGTACGTACCCTGTCAAACGAAAAGCAGGTAGTAAACTTTTCGGTAGCGGTAAACGACAGCTACCGAAACAAACAGGGTGAGCGAGTAGAACAGACCGCATATTTCGATTGCGCCTATTGGATTTCCTCAAGCGTAGCAAGGCTACTGACCAAAGGTACATTGGTAGAATTATCAGGCAGGGTAAGCGCCAGGGCGTGGACGGGCAAAGACGGTGAAACCCGTGCAGGACTGAACTTCCATACTTCACAAATTAAATTGCATGGAGGCGGTAAGAGAGCGGAAACCACACAGGCTACCCAGCAACCCGAAAACAACAAGGTAACGGTGCAGGGAACGGAGGACGACCTCCCATTTTAACAACAGTATTCATTTCATTTTCAAACATCAAAATTTCAAATATCATGGCACATAATCTGAATTTCAACGAGCGTACAGGACGTTATTCATTCTTTAGCGTACAGCAGAAAGCGTGGCACGGTTTGGGACAAATCGTGGAGCAGTACCCGACAAGCGAGGAAGCTATCAAATATGCAGGGTTAGATTACGAGGTAGTAAAATCCCCCCTGTTCACCAAAGGTTCGGGCATAATCGAAACAGCTAATGGCATAGAGATAGGCAGTAATGAACTGGAAGTCCCCAACTATTTCGCCAATATCCGCACCGACAACAATGTCGTATTGGGCGTAGTGGGCAAAGATTACCATATTGTACAGAACCGTGAAGCCTTTAATTTCTTTGATGCCATCGTAGGCGGTGGCGAAGGTATCCTGTACGAAACTGCAGGAGCGTTGGGCAATGGGGAGCGCATATTTATCACAGCCAAACTGCCCGATTATATCCGTGTGGGAAATGGCGATGACGTGACGGAAAAATACATTTTCCTGACCACTTCGCATGACGGTAGCGGAAGTATCACGGCAGCTTTCACACCTATCCGTATCGTATGCCAAAATACGCTGAATGCTTCGCTTCGCAATATGACCAATGTAGTGCGAATCAAACACACTTCAGGCGCAAAACAGCGTATCGAGAATGCCCACAGGATAATGGGGTTGGCAAACACGTTGAGCAACCAGTTAGAAGGCATTTTCAACGAATGGACAAAGGTAAAGGTGACCGACCGAGAAGTAAGAAAGCTCATCCAGTTAGCACTTTGCCCGAACAAGGAAACCCTTGACCTTATCAAAAAAGGTGCGGAAGATGAAATTTCCACCGTGTTCAAAAACACCGTGGATGATGCCTTCGCCTATGCCATGATAAGCGACACACAGCAAATGGACACGACCAAAGGCACGTTGTTCGGGGCGTATAATGCCGTTACAGGCTACTATCAGAATGTTCGCAATTACAGGAACGAGGAAGCCAAGTTACAGAGCATTGTATTGGGTGGTACTGCCCAACTCAAATCGCAGAAAGCCTTTGAATGGTGTAATGCCTTTGCAACAGACGGTGCGGACATCCTGAACCTTAATTAGATAATCACAGGCTACCGCCTTATTCGGTGGTAGCCTTTAAAAAAACTTTAAACGATGAACACAAATTTCTTCAATCAGATAGCGCAGTTGGAGTTTACAGGAAACCTGCAACTGACCATAGCAAAAGGAGCGGAAAACCATCTTAT comes from Echinicola vietnamensis DSM 17526 and encodes:
- a CDS encoding single-stranded DNA-binding protein, with product MSNSKNSTIMNIIGRLTRDAEVRTLSNEKQVVNFSVAVNDSYRNKQGERVEQTAYFDCAYWISSSVARLLTKGTLVELSGRVSARAWTGKDGETRAGLNFHTSQIKLHGGGKRAETTQATQQPENNKVTVQGTEDDLPF
- a CDS encoding DUF932 domain-containing protein; this encodes MAHNLNFNERTGRYSFFSVQQKAWHGLGQIVEQYPTSEEAIKYAGLDYEVVKSPLFTKGSGIIETANGIEIGSNELEVPNYFANIRTDNNVVLGVVGKDYHIVQNREAFNFFDAIVGGGEGILYETAGALGNGERIFITAKLPDYIRVGNGDDVTEKYIFLTTSHDGSGSITAAFTPIRIVCQNTLNASLRNMTNVVRIKHTSGAKQRIENAHRIMGLANTLSNQLEGIFNEWTKVKVTDREVRKLIQLALCPNKETLDLIKKGAEDEISTVFKNTVDDAFAYAMISDTQQMDTTKGTLFGAYNAVTGYYQNVRNYRNEEAKLQSIVLGGTAQLKSQKAFEWCNAFATDGADILNLN